A single window of Salvia splendens isolate huo1 chromosome 8, SspV2, whole genome shotgun sequence DNA harbors:
- the LOC121744736 gene encoding probable phospholipid-transporting ATPase 7 isoform X2: MARGRIRARIRRSQLYTFGCFRPQTSKEDGPHDIHGPGYSRVVHCNEPRMHEHKPIKYCSNYISTTKYNVVTFLPKAIFEQFRRVANLYFLLAAVLSLTPISPFSALSMIAPLAFVVGLSMAKEALEDWRRFIQDMKVNLRKASVHKKDGLFGLKPWMKLRVGDIVKVEKDKFFPADLLLLSSSYEDGICYVETMNLDGETNLKVKRSLEVTLPLDDDQTFNEFKATIKCEDPNPSLYTFVGNFEYDRQIYPLDPSQILLRDSKLRNTAYIYGVVIFTGHDSKVMQNSTRSPSKRSRIEKQMDRIIYILFSFLVFISIISSIGFIVKTKYDLPKKWYLQVPDAEELYDPGNPLRSGFYHLITALILYGYLIPISLYVSIEVVKVLQALFINRDFEMFDEETGTPAQARTSNLNEELGQVDTILSDKTGTLTCNQMDFLKCSIAGTAYGMCASDVELAAAKQIAMDMDGHSQASTPHSWRKGGCSFGEPEIELESVVSSKNEMDRRHPIKGFSFEDCRLMNGNWCKEPNADVILLFFRILSICHTAIPEHNEETGTSTYEAESPDEGAFLVAARELGFEFCRRTQSSIFVRERYSPSGEPVEREYKVLNLLDFTSKRKRMSVIIRDEDGQIFVFCKGADSIVFDRLARNGRMYEEVTSKHLNEYGEVGLRTLALAYKKLEEDKYAAWNEEFIRAKTAIGGDREAMLDRVADMMEKDFILVGATAVEDKLQNGVPQCIDKLAQAGLKIWVLTGDKMETAINIGFSCSLLRQGMKQICITTMNTDALVQDPKQAVKENILMQITNATQMIKLEKDPHAAFALIIDGKTLTHALEDDMNNVFLNLAICCASVICCRVSPRQKALVTRLVKEGTGKTTLAIGDGANDVGMIQEADIGVGISGCEGMQAVMASDFAIAQFRFLEKLLVVHGHWCYKRIAQMICYFFYKNIAFGLTIFYFEAFAGFSGQSVYVDWYMILFNVVLTSLPVISLGVFDQDVDSEVCLQNIRMDGKRAIHIPHCVFPQHHHLLRPGLQGFGPDCRHDSPRDCYVHRHHMGCQLPNCSNNEPLHMDPTPIRVGQCRLLVHIPLHLRGAELRTRCERLQDPHRSPRPCPDLLEHHLACDRCVQPALPRPHLIPAPGEPARPPCDPGDQVLQEAHPGSSDVEGRADQGPPHDQDRLHRKSGCDDQAVERKTQ; the protein is encoded by the exons ATGGCTCGGGGTAGGATAAGAGCAAGGATTCGGAGGAGCCAGCTGTATACATTTGGTTGTTTCAGGCCACAAACTTCTAAAGAAGATGGCCCGCATGACATCCATGGACCTGGTTACTCACGAGTGGTTCACTGCAATGAGCCTCGTATGCACGAGCACAAGCCTATTAAGTATTGCTCAAACTACATATCCACAACTAAGTACAATGTTGTAACGTTTCTGCCAAAAGCCATATTTGAACAATTCAGACGCGTTGCTAACCTTTACTTTCTTCTTGCTGCGGTCTTGTCACTGACTCCTATATCACCATTCTCCGCTCTGAGTATGATTGCACCTTTGGCTTTTGTGGTCGGACTGAGTATGGCTAAAGAAGCTTTGGAAGACTGGCGTAGGTTTATACAAGATATGAAGGTCAATTTGCGAAAAGCTAGTGTACATAAAAAAGACGGTTTATTTGGTCTTAAGCCGTGGATGAAGCTTAGGGTTGGAGATATAGTGAAGGTAGAGAAGGATAAGTTCTTTCCAGCAGATTTACTGCTGTTATCTTCCAGTTATGAAGATGGAATTTGTTATGTTGAAACGATGAACTTAGATGGGGAGACTAATTTGAAGGTGAAACGATCATTAGAGGTAACACTTCCCCTGGATGATGACCAAACTTTCAATGAGTTCAAGGCGACCATAAAATGTGAGGATCCCAATCCCAGCCTTTACACTTTTGTGGGTAATTTTGAGTATGATCGACAGATCTATCCTCTTGATCCCAGTCAAATTCTCCTCAGAGACTCGAAGCTTCGAAATACAGCCTACATTTATGGAGTGGTGATATTCACTGGTCATGATAGCAAAGTTATGCAAAATTCCACTAGATCTCCTTCTAAAAGGAGTAGGATTGAGAAACAAATGGACAGAATAATATACATACTTTTCAGCTTTCTCGTGTTCATCTCGATCATTAGCTCCATAGGTTTCATTGTGAAGACTAAATATGATTTGCCAAAGAAGTGGTATTTACAAGTTCCAGATGCTGAAGAACTATACGATCCAGGGAACCCTCTGAGGTCGGGGTTCTATCATCTAATCACTGCTCTGATATTATATGGATACTTGATACCTATATCGCTCTATGTGTCGATTGAGGTTGTGAAAGTCCTCCAAGCGTTATTCATAAACCGGGATTTTGAGATGTTTGATGAAGAGACTGGAACTCCAGCTCAAGCCCGAACTTCAAACTTGAATGAGGAACTGGGACAAGTTGATACAATCCTTTCAGATAAAACTGGTACCTTGACCTGCAACCAAATGGACTTCCTTAAATGCTCAATTGCTGGTACTGCATATGGCATGTGCGCTAGTGATGTGGAACTTGCTGCTGCTAAACAGATTGCCATGGACATGGATGGCCACAGCCAAGCAAGTACACCTCATTCTTGGCGAAAAGGTGGGTGCAGCTTCGGGGAACCGGAAATTGAATTAGAGTCTGTTGTTTCTTCGAAAAATGAAATGGATCGGAGGCATCCCATAAAGGGGTTCAGCTTTGAGGATTGTCGCCTCATGAATGGGAATTGGTGTAAAGAACCCAATGCAGATGTAATCCTACTATTTTTCAGGATACTGTCGATTTGCCACACTGCCATTCCAGAACATAATGAAGAGACCGGCACCTCCACTTATGAAGCAGAATCACCTGATGAAGGTGCGTTTCTTGTTGCTGCGAGAGAACTTGGTTTTGAGTTCTGCCGACGGACTCAGTCAAGCATATTTGTTCGTGAGAGATATTCTCCCTCTGGAGAACCCGTAGAAAG GGAGTACAAAGTTCTCAACTTGTTGGATTTCACTAGCAAAAGGAAGAGAATGTCTGTCATCATTAGGGATGAGGATGGACAGATCTTTGTCTTTTGCAAGGGAGCTGACAg TATCGTCTTTGATAGGCTAGCAAGGAATGGTAGAATGTACGAGGAAGTAACCTCAAAACATTTGAACGAATATGGGGAGGTTGGTTTGAGAACACTAGCCCTTGCCTACAAGAAACTTGAGGAAGACAAATATGCTGCTTGGAATGAAGAGTTTATCAGAGCAAAAACTGCAATAGGTGGTGATAGGGAAGCAATGCTTGATCGGGTTGCTGATATGATGGAAAAGGACTTCATACTTGTCGGTGCAACTGCTGTGGAGGACAAATTGCAGAATGGA GTTCCCCAGTGTATAGACAAACTAGCACAAGCTGGTTTAAAGATCTGGGTTTTGACAGGTGATAAGATGGAAACTGCAATTAATATAGG ATTCTCTTGTAGTTTGCTTCGACAGGGCATGAAGCAGATATGCATAACAACAATGAACACGGATGCATTAGTTCAAGATCCCAAACAG GCTGTAAAAGAGAATATCTTAATGCAAATTACCAATGCCACCCAAATGATCAAGTTGGAAAAGGATCCTCATGCGGCATTTGCCCTGATCATTGATGGGAAAACTCTAACTCATGCCTTGGAGGATGACATGAATAATGTATTCTTGAATTTAGCAATTTGTTGTGCTTCGGTCATATGTTGCCGTGTCTCACCCAGGCAGAAAGCTCTG GTAACAAGATTAGTTAAAGAAGGAACCGGGAAAACGACATTGGCAATTGGTGATGGTGCTAATGATGTTGGCATGATTCAAGAAGCAGACATCGGTGTTGGCATTAGTGGATGTGAAGGAATGCAG GCTGTGATGGCTAGCGACTTTGCTATTGCACAGTTCCGGTTTCTTGAGAAGCTTCTGGTCGTACATGGTCATTGGTGTTACAAAAGAATTGCTCAGATG ATTTGTTATTTCTTCTATAAAAACATTGCTTTTGGCCTCACAATCTTCTACTTTGAGGCGTTTGCTGGCTTTTCCGGCCAATCTGTGTATGTTGACTGGTACATGATCCTATTCAACGTTGTTCTTACATCCTTGCCCGTCATTTCGCTTGGGGTGTTTGATCAGGATGTAGATTCTGAAGTATGCTTACAG AATATTCGGATGGATGGCAAACGGGCTATACACATCCCTCATTGTGTTTTTCctcaacatcatcatcttctacGACCAGGCCTTCAGGGTTTCGGGCCAGACTGCAGACATGACAGCCCTCGGGACTGCTATGTTCACCGGCATCATATGGGCTGTCAACTGCCAAATTGCTCTAACAATGAGCCACTTCACATGGATCCAACACCTATTCGTGTGGGGCAGTGTCGCCTTCTGGTACATATTCCTCTTCATCTACGGGGAGCTGAACTACGCACTCGATGTGAACGCCTTCAGGATCCTCACCGAAGTCCTCGGCCCTGCCCCGATCTACTGGAGCACCACCTTGCTTGTGACCGTTGCGTGCAACCTGCCTTACCTCGCCCACATCTCATTCCAGCGCCTGGTGAACCCGCTCGACCACCATGTGATCCAGGAGATCAAGTACTACAAGAAGCACATCCGGGATCATCAGATGTGGAAGGCCGAGCGGACCAAGGCCCGCCACACGACCAAGATCGGCTTCACCGCAAGAGTGGATGCGACGATCAGGCAGTTGAAAGGAAGACTCAATAA
- the LOC121744736 gene encoding probable phospholipid-transporting ATPase 4 isoform X1 — MARGRIRARIRRSQLYTFGCFRPQTSKEDGPHDIHGPGYSRVVHCNEPRMHEHKPIKYCSNYISTTKYNVVTFLPKAIFEQFRRVANLYFLLAAVLSLTPISPFSALSMIAPLAFVVGLSMAKEALEDWRRFIQDMKVNLRKASVHKKDGLFGLKPWMKLRVGDIVKVEKDKFFPADLLLLSSSYEDGICYVETMNLDGETNLKVKRSLEVTLPLDDDQTFNEFKATIKCEDPNPSLYTFVGNFEYDRQIYPLDPSQILLRDSKLRNTAYIYGVVIFTGHDSKVMQNSTRSPSKRSRIEKQMDRIIYILFSFLVFISIISSIGFIVKTKYDLPKKWYLQVPDAEELYDPGNPLRSGFYHLITALILYGYLIPISLYVSIEVVKVLQALFINRDFEMFDEETGTPAQARTSNLNEELGQVDTILSDKTGTLTCNQMDFLKCSIAGTAYGMCASDVELAAAKQIAMDMDGHSQASTPHSWRKGGCSFGEPEIELESVVSSKNEMDRRHPIKGFSFEDCRLMNGNWCKEPNADVILLFFRILSICHTAIPEHNEETGTSTYEAESPDEGAFLVAARELGFEFCRRTQSSIFVRERYSPSGEPVEREYKVLNLLDFTSKRKRMSVIIRDEDGQIFVFCKGADSIVFDRLARNGRMYEEVTSKHLNEYGEVGLRTLALAYKKLEEDKYAAWNEEFIRAKTAIGGDREAMLDRVADMMEKDFILVGATAVEDKLQNGVPQCIDKLAQAGLKIWVLTGDKMETAINIGFSCSLLRQGMKQICITTMNTDALVQDPKQAVKENILMQITNATQMIKLEKDPHAAFALIIDGKTLTHALEDDMNNVFLNLAICCASVICCRVSPRQKALVTRLVKEGTGKTTLAIGDGANDVGMIQEADIGVGISGCEGMQAVMASDFAIAQFRFLEKLLVVHGHWCYKRIAQMICYFFYKNIAFGLTIFYFEAFAGFSGQSVYVDWYMILFNVVLTSLPVISLGVFDQDVDSEVCLQFPALYQQGPKNLFFDWYRIFGWMANGLYTSLIVFFLNIIIFYDQAFRVSGQTADMTALGTAMFTGIIWAVNCQIALTMSHFTWIQHLFVWGSVAFWYIFLFIYGELNYALDVNAFRILTEVLGPAPIYWSTTLLVTVACNLPYLAHISFQRLVNPLDHHVIQEIKYYKKHIRDHQMWKAERTKARHTTKIGFTARVDATIRQLKGRLNKKYSLNNSVPQQT, encoded by the exons ATGGCTCGGGGTAGGATAAGAGCAAGGATTCGGAGGAGCCAGCTGTATACATTTGGTTGTTTCAGGCCACAAACTTCTAAAGAAGATGGCCCGCATGACATCCATGGACCTGGTTACTCACGAGTGGTTCACTGCAATGAGCCTCGTATGCACGAGCACAAGCCTATTAAGTATTGCTCAAACTACATATCCACAACTAAGTACAATGTTGTAACGTTTCTGCCAAAAGCCATATTTGAACAATTCAGACGCGTTGCTAACCTTTACTTTCTTCTTGCTGCGGTCTTGTCACTGACTCCTATATCACCATTCTCCGCTCTGAGTATGATTGCACCTTTGGCTTTTGTGGTCGGACTGAGTATGGCTAAAGAAGCTTTGGAAGACTGGCGTAGGTTTATACAAGATATGAAGGTCAATTTGCGAAAAGCTAGTGTACATAAAAAAGACGGTTTATTTGGTCTTAAGCCGTGGATGAAGCTTAGGGTTGGAGATATAGTGAAGGTAGAGAAGGATAAGTTCTTTCCAGCAGATTTACTGCTGTTATCTTCCAGTTATGAAGATGGAATTTGTTATGTTGAAACGATGAACTTAGATGGGGAGACTAATTTGAAGGTGAAACGATCATTAGAGGTAACACTTCCCCTGGATGATGACCAAACTTTCAATGAGTTCAAGGCGACCATAAAATGTGAGGATCCCAATCCCAGCCTTTACACTTTTGTGGGTAATTTTGAGTATGATCGACAGATCTATCCTCTTGATCCCAGTCAAATTCTCCTCAGAGACTCGAAGCTTCGAAATACAGCCTACATTTATGGAGTGGTGATATTCACTGGTCATGATAGCAAAGTTATGCAAAATTCCACTAGATCTCCTTCTAAAAGGAGTAGGATTGAGAAACAAATGGACAGAATAATATACATACTTTTCAGCTTTCTCGTGTTCATCTCGATCATTAGCTCCATAGGTTTCATTGTGAAGACTAAATATGATTTGCCAAAGAAGTGGTATTTACAAGTTCCAGATGCTGAAGAACTATACGATCCAGGGAACCCTCTGAGGTCGGGGTTCTATCATCTAATCACTGCTCTGATATTATATGGATACTTGATACCTATATCGCTCTATGTGTCGATTGAGGTTGTGAAAGTCCTCCAAGCGTTATTCATAAACCGGGATTTTGAGATGTTTGATGAAGAGACTGGAACTCCAGCTCAAGCCCGAACTTCAAACTTGAATGAGGAACTGGGACAAGTTGATACAATCCTTTCAGATAAAACTGGTACCTTGACCTGCAACCAAATGGACTTCCTTAAATGCTCAATTGCTGGTACTGCATATGGCATGTGCGCTAGTGATGTGGAACTTGCTGCTGCTAAACAGATTGCCATGGACATGGATGGCCACAGCCAAGCAAGTACACCTCATTCTTGGCGAAAAGGTGGGTGCAGCTTCGGGGAACCGGAAATTGAATTAGAGTCTGTTGTTTCTTCGAAAAATGAAATGGATCGGAGGCATCCCATAAAGGGGTTCAGCTTTGAGGATTGTCGCCTCATGAATGGGAATTGGTGTAAAGAACCCAATGCAGATGTAATCCTACTATTTTTCAGGATACTGTCGATTTGCCACACTGCCATTCCAGAACATAATGAAGAGACCGGCACCTCCACTTATGAAGCAGAATCACCTGATGAAGGTGCGTTTCTTGTTGCTGCGAGAGAACTTGGTTTTGAGTTCTGCCGACGGACTCAGTCAAGCATATTTGTTCGTGAGAGATATTCTCCCTCTGGAGAACCCGTAGAAAG GGAGTACAAAGTTCTCAACTTGTTGGATTTCACTAGCAAAAGGAAGAGAATGTCTGTCATCATTAGGGATGAGGATGGACAGATCTTTGTCTTTTGCAAGGGAGCTGACAg TATCGTCTTTGATAGGCTAGCAAGGAATGGTAGAATGTACGAGGAAGTAACCTCAAAACATTTGAACGAATATGGGGAGGTTGGTTTGAGAACACTAGCCCTTGCCTACAAGAAACTTGAGGAAGACAAATATGCTGCTTGGAATGAAGAGTTTATCAGAGCAAAAACTGCAATAGGTGGTGATAGGGAAGCAATGCTTGATCGGGTTGCTGATATGATGGAAAAGGACTTCATACTTGTCGGTGCAACTGCTGTGGAGGACAAATTGCAGAATGGA GTTCCCCAGTGTATAGACAAACTAGCACAAGCTGGTTTAAAGATCTGGGTTTTGACAGGTGATAAGATGGAAACTGCAATTAATATAGG ATTCTCTTGTAGTTTGCTTCGACAGGGCATGAAGCAGATATGCATAACAACAATGAACACGGATGCATTAGTTCAAGATCCCAAACAG GCTGTAAAAGAGAATATCTTAATGCAAATTACCAATGCCACCCAAATGATCAAGTTGGAAAAGGATCCTCATGCGGCATTTGCCCTGATCATTGATGGGAAAACTCTAACTCATGCCTTGGAGGATGACATGAATAATGTATTCTTGAATTTAGCAATTTGTTGTGCTTCGGTCATATGTTGCCGTGTCTCACCCAGGCAGAAAGCTCTG GTAACAAGATTAGTTAAAGAAGGAACCGGGAAAACGACATTGGCAATTGGTGATGGTGCTAATGATGTTGGCATGATTCAAGAAGCAGACATCGGTGTTGGCATTAGTGGATGTGAAGGAATGCAG GCTGTGATGGCTAGCGACTTTGCTATTGCACAGTTCCGGTTTCTTGAGAAGCTTCTGGTCGTACATGGTCATTGGTGTTACAAAAGAATTGCTCAGATG ATTTGTTATTTCTTCTATAAAAACATTGCTTTTGGCCTCACAATCTTCTACTTTGAGGCGTTTGCTGGCTTTTCCGGCCAATCTGTGTATGTTGACTGGTACATGATCCTATTCAACGTTGTTCTTACATCCTTGCCCGTCATTTCGCTTGGGGTGTTTGATCAGGATGTAGATTCTGAAGTATGCTTACAG TTTCCTGCTCTATACCAACAAGGCCCGAAAAACCTGTTCTTTGACTGGTACAGAATATTCGGATGGATGGCAAACGGGCTATACACATCCCTCATTGTGTTTTTCctcaacatcatcatcttctacGACCAGGCCTTCAGGGTTTCGGGCCAGACTGCAGACATGACAGCCCTCGGGACTGCTATGTTCACCGGCATCATATGGGCTGTCAACTGCCAAATTGCTCTAACAATGAGCCACTTCACATGGATCCAACACCTATTCGTGTGGGGCAGTGTCGCCTTCTGGTACATATTCCTCTTCATCTACGGGGAGCTGAACTACGCACTCGATGTGAACGCCTTCAGGATCCTCACCGAAGTCCTCGGCCCTGCCCCGATCTACTGGAGCACCACCTTGCTTGTGACCGTTGCGTGCAACCTGCCTTACCTCGCCCACATCTCATTCCAGCGCCTGGTGAACCCGCTCGACCACCATGTGATCCAGGAGATCAAGTACTACAAGAAGCACATCCGGGATCATCAGATGTGGAAGGCCGAGCGGACCAAGGCCCGCCACACGACCAAGATCGGCTTCACCGCAAGAGTGGATGCGACGATCAGGCAGTTGAAAGGAAGACTCAATAAGAAGTACTCTCTCAACAATTCTGTGCCACAACAAACTTGA